The genomic region CGGGCACCAACGTTGATTTTACCGATCACCCCAGTGGACCCTTTAGCGTCGGTTGTGAACTCAGTTTTTCCATCAAATGCGATAGGTTTCGCATTCTCCTCAATCTGTGGCTTTTCTGTAAACTCTTTTGAAAACGGATTGTTTTCATCATCCACCACCTTGCACGGATACACCTGGAACGTAGCTCCCGGTAGCAGCTTCGACGAATCCGCTTCATCCACCTTATTAATCTCTAAAGGCACCATCGGAATACGCGCTTCTGGATTCTCCGGATCCGTCACAATCGATGTTTCCCCCGGATTTTTCTCTGTCGCCCAGATAAACTCCGCATTGTTAACTGGGTCAACAGTATCGTCCACGACATTGGCTTTTACAATGGCGTAAAAATATTGCGTACCGGTATACCCCAACCCACCCAACCATACTTCAACCTCCGAGTTGGGGTAGCCAGTTAGCTCATCGAACCCAAGGTTTATAAAGTCAACGGTTACAGTGCCGTCATCATTCCAAATAATGTCGTAGTGATCACCTTCGGTAATATCGGACTTCAAGTCTAGCGGAAGACCCGACAGATCCGGGTTCGGTGTATCTGTCGGCGAAGCGAAGAATATTTTAGCGTCCCCTTCCTTAAGATAATTAAAGGGAGACTCCTCACTGCCTTCCTTGAAACGGGATATTTGTAGCCCCGCGCCCGGCTTTTCTATTAGCTCTAACTTCGTCAGTGGCGAATATCCTATCCCTTGCGGAATAGGGATTTTAACTAAGTACGTAACTTCCGACCCCTTAGTAATTACATCCCCGGTGTGCGTAAGCAATTCTTTAGTTATCTGGCCCGCATCCGTAGACTTCGGATAAACATGTATGTCACTGATCATCTCGTGGGGCGACTTCGGATCCGTGAGCGGGACTAGAATCAATGCTTGCTCCGCCGAAGACATCCCAGTGGGGGTTTTCGTCTGTGTCAGCAAATAGAGGCCAGCGGGTAAAGAATCGAATACCGCGAGGCCCTCATCATCACTAACAGCCACGCGAGCTTCGAAAGTCGGATCTGGTTCAAAACCAGAAATCCAATTGTCACTAGCGGAGATAAGTTCACTCGCAGCTGCTAGCCCCTCATTCGTGGTCGTGTCAATCGTCGACTTTTCGAGTGTGAACTCAACTCCCTTCACTGGCACGTATCCGTCTGTATTCTCAATTGCTTCACCAGTTGGGTCGGGCAGTTTGGGGGCATTCTCAGATGGGTTTAACGCGTGTACCGTAATCTTATAGTTATCGTCTGCAGCAGACGCCGTTGTGGTTAGCAAACCACCGCATATGGCAAGACAAAGGCACATCAACATGGCAAGCAAGGTACGGCCGCGCATCCGCGCAGGCGGCACACCCTTTGCGAAATATGAAGTTTTTCCAAACATGGTCTGTGTGGTCCTTAAAATACAGGTATGGCGACCCAGGTGTCCTTCACCCAGGTCGCACACACCAATAGAGGGATTGTGTTAATTTAGCTTTCCCACCATTTTAGTCAAATGATAGTTATAGCATGATTACACTATACAGCTTGTGTGCTTTTTTGTTAACCTCATCAACTTTCATTCGGCTATTTTGCAGCATTCTTGCAGTTCAAGCACGTTTTATTGCAAGGTTATTTTTAGAAACATCCCACCTACTGAGATGCAGCACACAAACCCCCTTGTTCTCCTCTTGCGACAAATAGGGTTCCAATCCAAATAAACCTCTGCCCGGGACTGACAAACAGGTGTCAACCCGGGCAGAAGTTTTATTTAACGGTTAGCGCGTTACGTTAGAACGCGAGGATCACGTGAGGTTAGAACGCGGGAATGACCGACTTGTCCTTGAACGTGTCCTCAATGAATTTCTTCACCTGATCACTGTGCAGTAATTCATCCAGTTTTTTCAGATGCTCATCATCTTTATCTTTCGCTGCCCACACCAACACGTTGTTTGCCGGGTTGTTTTCTGGCGATTCAACTAGCAAAGCATCATCCGCCGCACTCAACCCGCCTTCACTCGCGAAGTTTCCGTTAATCACCGCCGCGTCCACATCCTGCAGTGCCCGCACAAGCTGCGGCCCCTCAACTTCTTTAAAATCAAACTTCTTTAGTTTTTTAACTTTGTCGATCGTGAGGTCCTCAGCTCCCTGTGGCACTTCCACCAGCCCCGCTTGCTCCAGCAGGTGCAGCGCCCGATCTTGGTTCACCGGGTCGCTAATGATCCCGATGGTTGCCCCGTCACCAATTTCTTTAATGTCCTTATGTTTCTTCGAGTAGATCGCAAGCGGTTCCAGGTGCACGGGTTTACCGGGCACAAAATCGTACCCGCGTTCCTTCGATTCCTTCTTTAGGTACGGCACGGTCTGGTAGAAGTTCGCGTCCAAATCCCCCGACGCGAGCGCCTGGTTCGGTTGTACGTAGTCCGTGAACTCCACAATATCTAGTTTTAGACCCGCGTCTTTAGCCAGTTTGTCGTCTATAAAGTGCAGAATTTGCGCATGAGGGGATGGCGACGCTCCTACCCTCAATGTCGTAACCGCGGAGTCACTGCCCGACCCGTCACTGCCGGCATCGGATCCGGAGGTTGAACCACAGCCCGTTAAGACGAGCGCTGCTGATGCTGCCACTGCAGCGAAAACACGTGAGAAACGCATGATTATTTCCTGTTCTTAAAAGTCGAAATGAGTTTGAGATAGTGCTGGCCAGGTACGCTAATTGGGGACCTAACCCGGCTGGTGGTGGCTCAGCGGTGGTCCACCAGCCGGCTACACATGTCGCCTACCATCTGTACGATCTGCACGATTACGTACACGCCAATTACCGCCAGCACCATTACGTCTGGCATGAAGCGGTTGTACCCGTAGTTCATCGCGAGTTGTCCAAGACCACCGCCGCCGAGCGCACCCGCCATCGCCCCGTAGCCAATGAGCGTGATCGCAAGCACGGTGATTGCATCAATTATCGCTGGGAGGGCTTCGCGCACTTGCACGTCACGCATAATTTGCCCGCGAGTGGCCCCCATCATTTGTGCGGCTTCGATTTTACCGTCGTCCACACTGCGCACCGCGGTTTCTACGAGGCGAGCGAAAAACGGGATGGCCGCTACCGTGAGGGGCACTACCGCTGCTTTCCATCCGATTGAGGAACCAGCCACTAGGCGGGTAAACGGAATGATTGCGATCATCAGAATGAGGAACGGGATGGACCGCCCAAAGTTCACGATGAAGGCCAGTACTTGGTGCAACGGCTTGTTGGTGAATAGGCCGCCGCGGCCAGTTGCAATCAATACAAGCCCAAGGGGAAGGCCGATGATGACGGTAAACAAAGTGGAAAGGCCCGTCATCGCTAACGTTTCCCACACGCCGGGCCAGAACGCGCGCTGTACCGCGGGGTTGTTGAACCAGGTTTCGTCACTGTTCGCCACCAGTGGCACCCACGCGTGCGTTAACGACGCGGTGGCGGGCATCAGGGCAGTTCCTATGTTCGATAGCACCGCGCTCATGCCCTCACCTCCGCATATACTTGATTATTTTTTAGTGTTTCGATAATTCTATCCGCATGGTACTGCGGGACGCCAAGCGCTAACCGCCCTACCTGCACGTTAGAGAAAGATTCGAATGTTCCCGCGAGCACGTCAGCGCCCATCCGGGAGGCCAGTGACATCACGGTTGATCCCGTGGGTACCCCCGGGGTGGAGGTGAACATGGTGTCTATAATCGTGAGGTCTTGCGCTACCGCTTCTTCAGTTAGGGACGGCATGGGCACCAGTTCTTGCGCCAGTCGCGACGACGGGTTTGCGACGATACTTTCAATGGATCCGGATTCAACGATTTTTCCGTGCTCCAGCAACGTTGCGGAATCGCAGATTGCGCGCACCACCCCCATTTCGTGGGTGATGATGATGATAGTTACGCCCATTTCGTCGCGGATCTGCGCCAAAAGGTCTAATACTTGCCGGGTGGATTCCGCGTCGAGCGCGGACGTGGGTTCGTCGCATAGCACCACTTTTGGTTTTGCCGCGAGCGCCCGCGCTATCCCAACGCGTTGGCGTTGCCCACCGGATAGTTGCGCGGGGTACGAGGTACCACGGTTACCCAGGCCCACTAGTTCTAAGAGTTTTTGTGCGCGTTCGCGCCGCTCTTGCTTTGGGGTGCCGGCAACTTTCATGGGGTATTCCACGTTCGCGAGTGCGGTGCGGGCGTCCAGTAGGTTAGCGGATTGAAACACCATACCGATGCTGCGGCGTTCTTCCCTAAGTTGGGCGTGCCCCAGCTTGGTCAGTTCTACACCCCCGAGGGTCACGGAACCTTCAGTTGGGGATTCCAATGCGGTTAAGCAGCGAATCAGTGTCGACTTGCCGGCACCGGACTGGCCGACAATACCGTGGATAGATCCGCGTTCCACACTAAGATTAACGCGGTCTAGTGCCACCACTTCATTGCCGCCACGCACCGGGTATTTTTTTGTGAGGTCCCGCAGTTCAATTAACGCACCTGGCGCATGCCCGTCTTCCGAACTTGTTTGCCCCGTATGTTCGGGCAACATGTTTTGCGCAGTGTTAATAGCAGGGCGACTCATAATCCGAGCTCCTTTCACACTGGCTCATGTTGTACGGTGCTGATTCGAGCCTACACTGTGAAAATTCGATTGCTCAAACGAGTCCAAAAATAGACCCTAAAAGTGATCGGTATCATTACTTTCTGCGTCGCAACAAGAGCACGCCCCCTAGACCAGCACAAACAGCAGCCGCTCCCAACCCCAACACGGGCGCCCCAGTGCGCACCAGCTTCCGCACTTTCTTCACCGCCGGCTTCTTGCCCGGCGCAGCAGACTGATTCTGCTTTCCAGCTGCCGGTTGCTGCGGCGCAGTACTTGGGTTCGTTTCCGCGGGCTGGGTTTGCTCCGGTTCCGGTTCCGTTGGAGTGGTGGGATCGGTTATTTCAGGCGCAGGTTCCACTGTTCCCGGATCCGACGGTTCTCCCGTGCCCGGGTCATTACTGCTGATGCGGTCAATGACAAACCGATACGTGTTCACGGTGATGCCGTCCGCGGCGCGTACCGTAACTTCAAGTACGTTTCGGCCACGCAACAAAGTGCCTGCGAACTCAGTTGGCTCCACCGGCTGTCCATTCAAAGTGGCCGTGACTTCAGCATCCGCATCCGTTGCTGCTAGTTTGCCCGAAATAGTTTTCGCACGGTCAGCTGCGAAATAATGCAGCTGGCCTGCAGTAAACTTCCAATCGCGTGACAGGCCAGAGAAAACAGCTTTCGACAGAGTAGCTACCGACGACGGGTGGTCCCGTAACGAGTCTGTTTCTTGCCCAGCTACACCCTGACCGGCCTCACCTTGACCGGCTTCACCTTCTTCAGATCCACTTTCTTCAGTTCCCGGCGCGGTTTCCACATCAGCTGGTTCAACCGCGACTGCTACGACTGGGCCCGGTAGGCGCCGCTCCCCCGCTAAAACATAGGTTTGCACAGTGGTCTGCCCAACGCTCTTACCAGTAACCACCCCGGCACTATCCACCGTGGCTACAGCTGGGTCCGCGCTAACAAAAAACACTTTCCCAGACTCACCTGCCACCCGATCTTGTGCAGCAGCATTTTCCGCACCGCTAGCATCTTCTACAGCGATCCCACCGTCTTGAGGCGCGGTGCCATCACCCGAGTTGTCGAGTTCACCCGCATCCATATTCTCTAGCTCTGCTTGCGGGTTGAGCCCAACATCGTACGTATTATTTGCAAGCACAACCTGCTTATCACCGTTGAAAGCAAACAGTTTTTGCCCATTCACAGGCTTAAACACCGGCCGGGCTTTAATATGATGCGCCTTGCCAACAGGTACCTCAACAGTCTGGTCACCATCTATTTGCACACCATCGGACACAGTTTGCCGGTACACGCGGTTGGACACAAACCTCAAATTACTAACTGACTTAGCATCCAAAACCCGCTGATCCGACACGTAAAACGTGTTGTCCTCAATTGTCATGTTTTTATGCACCGTGTCTTCACTAGACACCGTGGGGTTAGTTGGCTCCACCAAAATCGCTTGCGCCCCAGACCGCTGGAAAGTGTTCGCGCGAATAGTCACGTCCCGCGTCGGCCCGGATTCGTACCACCCCTGGGCATCATTCGAAATATAAATCCCAGCCATACCCATGCCGTCAAACAGGTTGTCTTCAATCAGAACCTTCCCCCGGGTAGTAACCAAAATCCCACGCGTAGGAGTTTCTTTGAAAACATTATTCTTAATGGTCACATTCGGCGTGTAGGTAATGTTTTCAACCACGTGCTCGTTCACTGCTATTTCTTGAGGAATAGGCTGATCAAACGTAAGAATAGTATCCGTTAAACTACCTGACCCCTGCCCCAGGTTTCCACCCTGCCCGTCTGGACCATCTACAGCCACCACTGTGCGCACCGAATCGCGCACCGGAATCATGTTGCCCTGCGTCATGAACTCCACTTGGTCTCCCACAAAAAACGAGGGGAATCCAGCGGTCTCGTTATGCATGTATCGCACGCGGACCTTCCGATCAGAAATCCGCTCTACCACCTGCTGGAAGGTTCCGTGAATATTAATCGGATCGTCATGTGGGTTAGAGAACGTGGAGTTAGTTACCTCAACCGCGCCCTTGCAACCAGACATTTGAATGAAATCCGCATACCCGGCGGTGCTGCGGCCCGTCCCAACTCCCACACCAAAGTGGAGGTTGTTCATCCGCACCGTATCCGTCGACTGGCCCACTACCCCGAAACCGTGTAAGAACCGAAAGTCGATTCCATCCAGCTGAATGTTCTTGTCTTTCCATAAGAAAACCCCTGGGTGGTCGCGCACTGTCTGCCGCATCTGGTAGCTTATTCCCCGCGCGTTTTTCAGTTCCGACTCCATCTGAGTGTAGGAAAACTCGAGCCGGTTATTGCCCAGGTCTTTCACACCGGCCACGTGCTTGAAAATCGGGTTGTCCCACACGTCGCCGCGCACTGTTAATCCACTTTTCGTGTCGTAGCGTTGCACGTACGGCAGTGCGTTTCGCTCCGTCCAGTAGGCCTCATGCGTATACGGGCTCTTATCGGAAAACCATTCAACGTCACTGCCTTTAACCCGGTATTTGTACTCTTCTGGCACATAAACGGTAGCGATCCCAGCATCCGGATCCACTGCCTCAACCGTTAAATCAATCGCAGACGGAACTTCGAAATCTACCTGAAAGTTTTTGAACGAAACATTCTCACTATTAATCGCCGCGAACGTAGTCATTTTCCCATGGAAAACTATTTCAGACCCCTGGCCATCCACGGTTATATTCTTTGTATCTTCCAGTAGGACACCGATCCGTTTTTCTTTATATGAGGCGTCCGCCCCCACCGTATTAGAAACATACAGTGTGCGCTGGGGTGCTTTATCCGGGTAAATATCGTATCTGCCCGCGGGGAACACGATCCGCACGGAAGCGCCTTTTTCTGCCATGGTTTTCGCCTTCGCGATGGCTGCCTTGACAGGCTCCGCCGCATCCTGCTTCGAATCTGCCTTCGCACCGAAGTCAGCAACCGACACGGTTTGAACCAACTCGTCTGCGTACGCAGCCGGTGCGATTACTGCAAGCAGCACGCATAGAACAGCGGCAGTTACTGCGCCAACTAGGCTTCTCGCAGTATTTAGGGTCTTGCGCGACATTGGGTTTCCCTTTCTGTGCTGCGCGTTAACAATCGGCTGTTAGCGCGCCAGGTCTGCTTTGAAGCTAGCACACTTAAACTGCGTGTAATGCGGAATTGACGACTCAACCTGCGCACGGTCTGATTAGTTGTGCGCAGACCTGCTCAAATGGGGCTAAAGGTGATCTGAATCGTGTTATTCTTTCGTAAGTGCTCAGCTTCGAGCACGCTGTTTCGTAATCTAACCCGGCCTACCGGCAGTGACGCCGATATAGAAAAGAAAATCATGCGCAGATTTGGCAAGCTAATAGGGGGCGTTCTGACCGCCTCATTAATACTGGCTCCCATCGCCAGTTTCGCCACCACTCAAACCAGCCCGCGCAGCGGCGAAAACAGAATCGAGAATACGCAGGCCAACATGATTTTGCGGTACAACAAACCCGGGGTCATAACCGACGCCGACGGCTCCACCGACGGGTGGGAACACGAAGTACTCCCCATTGGTAACGGCTCGATGGGCGCCACCCTCTACGGGCAGGTGGGGGCCGAACAGATTGTCCTCAACGAAGACACACTATGGACCGGCGGGCCAGGAACTGAGGGGTACAACTACGGCAATCCACCAGCCGACCTCCTCAAGCAGAAAAAAGCGAACCTGAAGAAAATCCAAGAAACCATTGACACGAACGGCAGCCTGGAAGCGTCGCAAGAACTAATCAGCTCAATCGGACACCCCAAGGCCGGATACGGTAACTACCAAAACTTCGGGATCCTCAAAGTAGACACCCCAAATGCGCAGAACTACACGCAATACGAGCGCCACCTAGACATCGACCAAGCCGTTGCGGGCGTGCAGTACAACGTGGGGCAAACCCAGTTTAAACGCGAAGCCATCGCCTCTTACCCCGCCGGGGTTATTGCCCAGCACATCAGTGCAAACCAAGGCGCGGCTGTGAACTTCCACCTCACCTACGACCGGGGGTTGACCCCCGAGTTGAAAACCCCTCAAGCGCTTTCTGAAGCTGAAGTAAAAGCAGAAGGAAACGCGATTACGCTAAGTGGTAAAAGCCCCGACAACGGGTTGCAGTACTACGGCAAAGTGCAGGTAGTTACGGAAGGTGGCACGGTGACGGCGGGGGAAAATGGTGACCTAACCGTTAAAGACGCCGACAGCGCCACCATAATCTGGGCGGGCGGCACCAACTACGCGCAAGCATTCCCTAACTACCGCACACAAACAGCACCAAAGACCGCGGTAGACCGCAAAATAGCACGGGCCGCCGCAACCCCGTTCGCAACCCTGCGGGCCGAACACGTGCAGGACTATCAGCATCTGTTCAACCGGGTGAAGCTGGATCTAAACGCGCCCACGCCAAACACCACCACAGAGCAATTGGTGCGCGCGTACCAAGGAACCACCGACGCGGACCGATACCTCGAAACACTCTACTTCCAATACGGCAGGTACCTCCTCATCTCCTCCTCGCGCGAAGGCTCCCAACCCGCGAACCTGCAAGGCGTGTGGACCCGCAAAAACAACCCACCGTGGTCAGCGGATTTCCACTCGAACATTAACTTGCAGATGAACTACTGGCCTGCCCTCACCACGAACCTCGCGGAAACCTACGACCCGTACCTGAACTTCACCTCCGACCTGGCGGAAGCCGGGCAGGTGACCGCAAAAGAACTGTTCGACGCGCGCGGCTGGGTGGTGATGAACGAAACCAACCCCTGGGGGTTCACGGGCGTATTCGACTGGCCCACGGCCTCATGGTACCCAGAAGCGAACGCGTGGCTCGCACAAGGTTTCTACCAGCGCTACCTCTACAGCAACGACAAAACCTTCTTGAGGGACCGCGCGTACCCGATGTTAAAGGCCACCTCTGAGTTCTACCAAGACTTTCTGCGCGAAGACCCGCGCGACGGATCCCTAGTGTTGAACCCCTCGTACTCGCCTGAACACGGCTACTACACCGCTGGGGCCGCGATGAGTCAGCAAATAATCACCGAACTATTCACCTCCACGCTCGCGGCCGCTACAGACCTGGGGGTTAGCGACAGCTTCACCGAAGGGCTCGCGCAGACCCTCAAGAAAACGGATAAAGGCCTGCGGGTGCACAACGGGAAAGTACAGGAATGGAAAGACCCTGCGCTGGAACAGTCGGGGGAGCCGCATCACCGGCACACATCGCACCTGTACGCCCTGTTCCCAGGGGAAGCAATCTCACCGGCCACCACGCCGGAACTAGCTGACGCGGCGAAAGGGACGCTGCAAGACCGTGGGGACGGTGGAACGGGCTGGTCGAAAGCGTGGAAAGTTAACTTCTGGGCGCGGCTAGGTGACGGCGACCATGCGCATTTGATGCTGCGGCAACTACTGACACAATCGACGTACCCGAACCTGTGGGACGTGCACCCGCCGTTCCAGATTGATGGGAACTTTGGGGGTACCTCGGGGGTAGCGCAAATGCTGCTGCATGGCAATGACCAGGTGATTGACGTACTCCCAGCGCTTCCGGGGGCGTGGCGGTCCGGTTCCGTTTCTGGGTTGCGGGCACCGCGCAACGTGACGGTCAATACCCCGTGGAAAGACGGGCAAGCCACCACTATTGAGGTACATTCGCAGGATACGCAAACGTTGAGTATTCGCACTGCCCTAGCCCAAGGCCCCGTTGTGGTTCGGGATGCGGATGACAACGAAGTTAAAACCACTCGTAAAGATGGGGTAGTTAAGTTTGAGGCGCAAGCGGACACTTGGTACACGCTTACGGGGACGACTTCGCTGACAGTTAGCTGCCCCGCACAGATCAACGCTGGCCAGCAGGCGGAAGTGGCG from Gleimia hominis harbors:
- a CDS encoding SpaH/EbpB family LPXTG-anchored major pilin; its protein translation is MFGKTSYFAKGVPPARMRGRTLLAMLMCLCLAICGGLLTTTASAADDNYKITVHALNPSENAPKLPDPTGEAIENTDGYVPVKGVEFTLEKSTIDTTTNEGLAAASELISASDNWISGFEPDPTFEARVAVSDDEGLAVFDSLPAGLYLLTQTKTPTGMSSAEQALILVPLTDPKSPHEMISDIHVYPKSTDAGQITKELLTHTGDVITKGSEVTYLVKIPIPQGIGYSPLTKLELIEKPGAGLQISRFKEGSEESPFNYLKEGDAKIFFASPTDTPNPDLSGLPLDLKSDITEGDHYDIIWNDDGTVTVDFINLGFDELTGYPNSEVEVWLGGLGYTGTQYFYAIVKANVVDDTVDPVNNAEFIWATEKNPGETSIVTDPENPEARIPMVPLEINKVDEADSSKLLPGATFQVYPCKVVDDENNPFSKEFTEKPQIEENAKPIAFDGKTEFTTDAKGSTGVIGKINVGARVCVVETKSPAGYERIPAPLSHDMVALKGSATSNVMTVKNISSSTITGKLPLTGGAGIALFLMIGAGLLGAAYYYARKNKAQA
- a CDS encoding MetQ/NlpA family ABC transporter substrate-binding protein; protein product: MRFSRVFAAVAASAALVLTGCGSTSGSDAGSDGSGSDSAVTTLRVGASPSPHAQILHFIDDKLAKDAGLKLDIVEFTDYVQPNQALASGDLDANFYQTVPYLKKESKERGYDFVPGKPVHLEPLAIYSKKHKDIKEIGDGATIGIISDPVNQDRALHLLEQAGLVEVPQGAEDLTIDKVKKLKKFDFKEVEGPQLVRALQDVDAAVINGNFASEGGLSAADDALLVESPENNPANNVLVWAAKDKDDEHLKKLDELLHSDQVKKFIEDTFKDKSVIPAF
- a CDS encoding methionine ABC transporter permease, with protein sequence MSAVLSNIGTALMPATASLTHAWVPLVANSDETWFNNPAVQRAFWPGVWETLAMTGLSTLFTVIIGLPLGLVLIATGRGGLFTNKPLHQVLAFIVNFGRSIPFLILMIAIIPFTRLVAGSSIGWKAAVVPLTVAAIPFFARLVETAVRSVDDGKIEAAQMMGATRGQIMRDVQVREALPAIIDAITVLAITLIGYGAMAGALGGGGLGQLAMNYGYNRFMPDVMVLAVIGVYVIVQIVQMVGDMCSRLVDHR
- a CDS encoding methionine ABC transporter ATP-binding protein; protein product: MLPEHTGQTSSEDGHAPGALIELRDLTKKYPVRGGNEVVALDRVNLSVERGSIHGIVGQSGAGKSTLIRCLTALESPTEGSVTLGGVELTKLGHAQLREERRSIGMVFQSANLLDARTALANVEYPMKVAGTPKQERRERAQKLLELVGLGNRGTSYPAQLSGGQRQRVGIARALAAKPKVVLCDEPTSALDAESTRQVLDLLAQIRDEMGVTIIIITHEMGVVRAICDSATLLEHGKIVESGSIESIVANPSSRLAQELVPMPSLTEEAVAQDLTIIDTMFTSTPGVPTGSTVMSLASRMGADVLAGTFESFSNVQVGRLALGVPQYHADRIIETLKNNQVYAEVRA
- a CDS encoding right-handed parallel beta-helix repeat-containing protein; this encodes MSRKTLNTARSLVGAVTAAVLCVLLAVIAPAAYADELVQTVSVADFGAKADSKQDAAEPVKAAIAKAKTMAEKGASVRIVFPAGRYDIYPDKAPQRTLYVSNTVGADASYKEKRIGVLLEDTKNITVDGQGSEIVFHGKMTTFAAINSENVSFKNFQVDFEVPSAIDLTVEAVDPDAGIATVYVPEEYKYRVKGSDVEWFSDKSPYTHEAYWTERNALPYVQRYDTKSGLTVRGDVWDNPIFKHVAGVKDLGNNRLEFSYTQMESELKNARGISYQMRQTVRDHPGVFLWKDKNIQLDGIDFRFLHGFGVVGQSTDTVRMNNLHFGVGVGTGRSTAGYADFIQMSGCKGAVEVTNSTFSNPHDDPINIHGTFQQVVERISDRKVRVRYMHNETAGFPSFFVGDQVEFMTQGNMIPVRDSVRTVVAVDGPDGQGGNLGQGSGSLTDTILTFDQPIPQEIAVNEHVVENITYTPNVTIKNNVFKETPTRGILVTTRGKVLIEDNLFDGMGMAGIYISNDAQGWYESGPTRDVTIRANTFQRSGAQAILVEPTNPTVSSEDTVHKNMTIEDNTFYVSDQRVLDAKSVSNLRFVSNRVYRQTVSDGVQIDGDQTVEVPVGKAHHIKARPVFKPVNGQKLFAFNGDKQVVLANNTYDVGLNPQAELENMDAGELDNSGDGTAPQDGGIAVEDASGAENAAAQDRVAGESGKVFFVSADPAVATVDSAGVVTGKSVGQTTVQTYVLAGERRLPGPVVAVAVEPADVETAPGTEESGSEEGEAGQGEAGQGVAGQETDSLRDHPSSVATLSKAVFSGLSRDWKFTAGQLHYFAADRAKTISGKLAATDADAEVTATLNGQPVEPTEFAGTLLRGRNVLEVTVRAADGITVNTYRFVIDRISSNDPGTGEPSDPGTVEPAPEITDPTTPTEPEPEQTQPAETNPSTAPQQPAAGKQNQSAAPGKKPAVKKVRKLVRTGAPVLGLGAAAVCAGLGGVLLLRRRK
- a CDS encoding glycosyl hydrolase family 95 catalytic domain-containing protein, whose translation is MRRFGKLIGGVLTASLILAPIASFATTQTSPRSGENRIENTQANMILRYNKPGVITDADGSTDGWEHEVLPIGNGSMGATLYGQVGAEQIVLNEDTLWTGGPGTEGYNYGNPPADLLKQKKANLKKIQETIDTNGSLEASQELISSIGHPKAGYGNYQNFGILKVDTPNAQNYTQYERHLDIDQAVAGVQYNVGQTQFKREAIASYPAGVIAQHISANQGAAVNFHLTYDRGLTPELKTPQALSEAEVKAEGNAITLSGKSPDNGLQYYGKVQVVTEGGTVTAGENGDLTVKDADSATIIWAGGTNYAQAFPNYRTQTAPKTAVDRKIARAAATPFATLRAEHVQDYQHLFNRVKLDLNAPTPNTTTEQLVRAYQGTTDADRYLETLYFQYGRYLLISSSREGSQPANLQGVWTRKNNPPWSADFHSNINLQMNYWPALTTNLAETYDPYLNFTSDLAEAGQVTAKELFDARGWVVMNETNPWGFTGVFDWPTASWYPEANAWLAQGFYQRYLYSNDKTFLRDRAYPMLKATSEFYQDFLREDPRDGSLVLNPSYSPEHGYYTAGAAMSQQIITELFTSTLAAATDLGVSDSFTEGLAQTLKKTDKGLRVHNGKVQEWKDPALEQSGEPHHRHTSHLYALFPGEAISPATTPELADAAKGTLQDRGDGGTGWSKAWKVNFWARLGDGDHAHLMLRQLLTQSTYPNLWDVHPPFQIDGNFGGTSGVAQMLLHGNDQVIDVLPALPGAWRSGSVSGLRAPRNVTVNTPWKDGQATTIEVHSQDTQTLSIRTALAQGPVVVRDADDNEVKTTRKDGVVKFEAQADTWYTLTGTTSLTVSCPAQINAGQQAEVAITTQGISGNAKLRTSVPQNWQVSPAVAIAPRDVQQEGAEPIDEYNQRALTKPARFSDAADGAKTTTVKVRAPEDTAGTAKLQVTLEAAGDQLVRECSTTVVDTGVVPMGAAKVVAWDSQATEGEARPSGLATAAIDGDPQTYWHTRWTPQEDAPPHYLVVDLGKEYDLTGAIYTPRQTGAVQNGQIGEYEFKVATDTELPQPGADDYGTPAAGNTDGVAAFPLDSEDAFKPVAQGQWPNAVYEHQRVDLEADGPVKARYVMLKAGADVKGQPFTHVAELNFRQQPEPPSAELEAVPEPDYPKPATGIVPGDEPSSNPSGGSSEGPSAGPSDGSSEGPAGGSSGGAGTPSTPAPKPTTGASEPSQQGGAQQNQRANGAHKSGIARTGALAIVPLLLAGGALTAVGIGLKRRRR